One window of Acipenser ruthenus chromosome 45, fAciRut3.2 maternal haplotype, whole genome shotgun sequence genomic DNA carries:
- the LOC117400966 gene encoding homeobox protein Hox-C4a, producing MIMSSYLMDSNYIDPKFPPCEEYSQNSYIPDHSPEYYSRTRGDPGYQHHHQELFPPRPSYQDRQYSCGSIPDPENPTAHQRGHGHPPAGHLLAAKPQAAPCESAAPLPNTPATPSPAPPPPSCSQANPDHPSTTASTKQPVVYPWMKKIHVSTVSPSFNGAEPKRSRTAYTRQQVLELEKEFHYNRYLTRRRRIEIAHSLVLSERQIKIWFQNRRMKWKKDHRLPNTKVRSSASSGSTTATTAGSSVTAAAAPSVSATEELSRLTAQEPAEDITRL from the exons ATGATCATGAGTTCGTATTTGATGGACTCTAACTACATCGATCCGAAATTTCCTCCGTGTGAGGAATATTCGCAAAACAGCTACATCCCCGACCACAGCCCCGAGTATTACAGCCGGACAAGAGGGGACCCGGGCTATCAACATCATCACCAGGAGCTGTTCCCTCCACGGCCAAGCTATCAGGATCGTCAGTACAGCTGTGGGAGCATCCCCGATCCGGAGAATCCAACCGCGCACCAGCGGGGGCATGGACACCCCCCAGCCGGGCACCTCCTCGCTGCAAAGCCGCAGGCAGCCCCTTGCGAGTCAGCAGCTCCCTTGCCCAATACCCCTGCCACCCCATCGCCCGCACCACCACCTCCCTCCTGCAGCCAGGCAAACCCGGATCATCCGAGCACCACCGCTTCCACCAAGCAGCCTGTAGTTTACCCTTGGATGAAGAAAATCCACGTCAGTACCG TGTCTCCCAGTTTCAATGGAGCGGAACCAAAGCGGTCTCGGACTGCTTACACCCGACAGCAAGTCTTAGAATTGGAAAAAGAATTTCACTATAACAGGTACCTAACGCGGCGGAGACGCATCGAGATCGCCCATTCCTTGGTGCTTTCCGAAAGGCAGATCAAAATCTGGTTTCAGAACAGGAGGATGAAGTGGAAAAAAGATCACAGGCTACCCAATACCAAAGTCAGATCCTCGGCTTCTTCGGGTTCAACTACCGCCACGACCGCCGGGTCGTCTGTCACAGCTGCTGCCGCTCCCAGTGTCTCTGCCACGGAAGAACTCTCACGGCTCACCGCTCAGGAGCCAGCGGAAGATATTAcaaggctataa